In the genome of Nonlabens sp. MB-3u-79, one region contains:
- a CDS encoding YihY/virulence factor BrkB family protein produces MSKFKKTVDRIPVISWFVALIDKWKLPGFEGMTVWDLWETYSVGIVQGAFSARASSISYSFFMAIFPFILFILNLIPFIQIDNFQEEILLFVNDLLPAQAAGAFDNIFTEIALQENTGLLTIAFFTSLFLMANGINAIFNGFERSYHSELNRGFFRQYFVAIAVSVMLVVFLFLGVVLAGVVEYWIAALRARDFMTQDSMEAWLKLFRYVTLIFMLFMFVCTLYYTGTKEGRTTRFLSVGALLTTVLIILFSYLYGVYIDNFASYNEIYGSIGALLILMVYIWLNANLLLLGFELNASLRALKARNLETV; encoded by the coding sequence ATGAGTAAATTTAAAAAAACAGTCGATCGCATACCTGTCATCTCTTGGTTTGTAGCTCTCATTGACAAATGGAAGTTACCAGGTTTTGAGGGAATGACTGTATGGGATTTATGGGAAACTTATTCTGTAGGAATTGTTCAAGGAGCGTTTTCTGCACGAGCCAGTTCCATCTCTTATAGCTTTTTCATGGCTATATTTCCGTTTATTCTCTTTATCCTGAACTTGATACCTTTTATTCAAATTGATAATTTTCAAGAGGAAATCTTACTTTTTGTAAATGATTTATTGCCTGCACAAGCTGCCGGAGCCTTTGATAATATATTTACAGAAATTGCATTACAAGAAAACACAGGACTTTTAACCATAGCTTTTTTCACTTCATTATTTTTAATGGCTAATGGAATAAATGCTATATTCAATGGTTTTGAACGCAGTTACCATTCTGAATTGAATCGTGGCTTTTTCAGACAGTATTTTGTCGCCATAGCGGTATCTGTTATGTTGGTAGTTTTTCTTTTTTTAGGGGTAGTTCTAGCAGGGGTAGTAGAATACTGGATAGCAGCGCTTAGAGCACGAGATTTTATGACTCAAGATTCCATGGAAGCATGGTTGAAACTCTTCAGGTATGTCACCTTAATATTCATGTTGTTTATGTTTGTTTGTACCTTGTATTACACAGGTACTAAAGAGGGAAGAACGACTCGGTTTTTATCGGTAGGGGCGTTGTTAACTACCGTATTAATCATCTTATTTTCTTATCTTTATGGAGTCTATATTGATAACTTTGCCTCCTATAACGAGATTTATGGTTCTATAGGTGCTTTGCTTATTTTAATGGTCTACATATGGCTTAATGCTAACCTATTATTGCTGGGATTTGAATTAAATGCATCGCTTCGTGCTTTAAAGGCACGGAATTTGGAAACAGTGTAG